A region of the Callithrix jacchus isolate 240 chromosome 5, calJac240_pri, whole genome shotgun sequence genome:
AATTCTGTGGTCCGTCCCGGCCCCGCAGCCACTGCCCTTGACTGCAGATCTCCAGGCCCCGCCCTGCGGGGGTATATCCCTTTACCTCCGCCTCTCCATCTTGGTCCCACCCGCTGTATCCTTGCTTGGGGATGTGGGATGTGGCCAGTAGGCTGCGTGGGATGTTAGGGGGGCTGGTCAGGGAGCGAGAGATGTTCTGTGAGCTGACTTGGGGCTCCAGTCCCTTCTCTCTTCCACCACTCCATCCCTCACCTGACATGCCAGCCTTTTCTCCTTGACTGTCCCCTAGACAGCCTCTCTTCTCCATCTTCCCTGCCTCTGCAGGGTTCCTTACCTCTGCATCATTCCCGGTCCTCCCCTCCTCCCGCGCTGGCTGATGCTCCTTCCCAGCTTCCCCCATCTGTCCTCGCAGCTGTCCCCCCCTTTCCCGTGGGTGTCTGCCaggcctcctctctctctctcccccctggCTGTCCTTGGGTCTTCTGGATCCTCCCAGGCCCGTGGATCCCCTCGGGTCCCCTCCCTGGTGGTTGGGCGGGGAGTTCCTTCTTACCGTGGGTATTCCTCAGGAATTCCCCTCTGATTAGCAGGCAGAGCAGGTTACTTGGCAGGTAATGGGGGCTTGTCAGCAGTGTGGGCCTAACAAGAAGATAAGCCCAGCTCCTGAACACATCTTCCTTTTGAAAGCATCAGTGAAGGCCCTCTAGAGGCGTGGGACTGAATCCCCCCACCCACTCCTCTTTGTCTCCCTCACCCACCAGATTGAAGCTTCAGTGGCTACAGGGGCCTGATTTCCCTCCTCTCTATAACtcgctgccacacctggctcctTTTCCTCAGGGCAGCACTTTCCCATCCCCATTCCTGCCTTACCCTTACATGGGTCTAAGGAAAagagtctttttttcttagttttctctcCTCCATTTTTGAAATGTTGGTTGTATAGGAGAGTCCTTTGAAGAGTGCAGGTTCCCAATTCCTCCTGGGGCCTCACTCTTTCCTTAGGCTTAATAGGCTCGAGTACTCTCTCCATTTCACGCTTACCTGTCTCCAACCAAGGCAGGtctcttttccctcctctggTGACCAGAGCCTTTAGAGGTGTGTGTATGGTTGTCTGTGGATttcttggtgggggaggggagcagaaTGAACCTCATGGGCTAAGCGAAGGTTGGTGACTTAGAACTGTGGCCTTCCTACAGGGTGAGGAGGGGccccccagcctggagtacatCCAAGCCAAGGATCTGTTCCCCCCCAAGGAACtagtgaaggaggaggagaatcTTCAGGTAAGGAGGAGTTGGGGGCCAGGATAGATGGGGCTTCCTGTCCAGTTAAAAAAACATCCTCCCTTCCCCTAAATATCTTCAAGGGGATCTGGTACTGGAGCTCTGGCTTCCTGCTCTGTGGTCTCAGGAGGAGGAGGGTTTGTCTGTGTATCCTGGAGCTGTTGGCcccagggaaggaaaggcagcTTTCTTCTTCAGCTGTTGCCTGGTGCTCTCACTGTGGAGAGTACTCTCCTCTCGTGCCTTGGCCCACCATTTCCAGAGCTTTTCCAGAGGCAATTCCACAGAGCAGAGGCTGTAGAGGAGGATGAGGTGATCACTCACTTCTGGACTGAGGGTTTCTCTGCCCCTTGACAGGTCCCCTTCACAGTGCTGCAGGGTGAGGGAGTAGAGTTCCTGGGCCGGGCAGCTGATGCCCTCATTGCCATCTCTAACTACCGGCTGCATATCAAATTCAAGGACTCTGTCATTAACGTGAGTTTCTGTATTGTTCTCCTACCCCTAAGCTAAAATCCCTGTGAAGTTCAAGGTGGGATTATTCTAAAGCTCTCCTTGatcatgtctttaaaaaagttggaggctggacatggtggctcatgcctgtaatcccagcactttgggaggccaaggcaggcggatcacttgaggtcaggagttcaagaccagcctggccaacatagtaaaactctgtttctactaaaaatacaaaaattagccgggcttggtgatgcgcacctgtagttccaactacttgggagactgaggtataggaattgcttgaacccaggagtcagacgttgcagtgagctgagattgtgccactgcactccagcctgggtgacagagtgagacgatgcctcaaaaaataaaaaatatataaaaagttggggttcccttctctttctccctgacCTCATGTTTTCTGGCCTTATTTTCCTAGCTATAGCTCTGTTTCTggctcattctcttttctcctgtcTTTCCATTATTCTCtcactggccagcatggtggcattgttggaagagcacaggctttggagtcagccaAACCTGGGCTCTTTTCCTGCATTGCTACTCACCAGCTGGGTGACTGTGGTCAAGTCACCTAACTCAGGCTTGATTTTTCTCCTCAATAATATGGGCTGAAAACACCTGCCATGCAGGGTTATTGGGATCATTAATTGGGATCACATATGCAGAGGACTTTGTCCAGTTACCAGGTGCTTAACAGGTCCTCAGTAAATGTCAGTTTCCTTCCTGCTATTGATACATCAGTGCCTAGGCTGGGGTGAGGGTAAGGAGTGGTGCCCAGTGAAGGGTCTGAGCTTTAGTTTGCCCTTCCTCTAAAGGTCCCCCTCCGGATGATTGACAGTGTGGAGAGCCGTGATATGTTCCAGTTGCACATTTCCTGCAAGGACTCCAAAGTGGTCAGGTGAGAACCACGGGGCCTCATTCAGGCCCTCTGACCCTAGTCTCATCCAGATCTCTGTGCTGCAGGGTTTTTCTGGTGCAAGAAAGGAAAGATCCTGCCTCACTTTCCCCAGTCAGAGGAAAAGGTGAAGACCATGTTCTGGGTTGGGATCTTGACCTGAAAAAATGGGGGTAATGCTTAGTTCATGGAGTCATTGGAAGGAATATCTGAGATAATGTGTGTGAAAGCACTGAGGACAATATCTGGCACAGAGCACTCACAttattgttggtttatttatttattcatttgatatatatgtattgaATAACCTACTCAAAGCTAGACTGTTTTACGTCCTGGGGATACAGCAAGGGACAAATAGACAAAATTTTCTCTTCTCAGAGAGCTTACATCCCAATGAGTAGATACCATCagtaagtaaaaagtaaaatttgtgaAATGATAATaagtgtaaagaaaaaaaataaagcagggaaaggGAATATGGAGTGCTATGAGGGTGAAgattgtaaaataaagtaatcaGGGcagtatatgcctgtaatcccagcacttcgggaggctaaagtgggagggtCGCTtcagtttaggagttcaagatcagcatgggcaatgtggcaagaccttgtctctattaaaagcagaaaaaattagccaggtgtcgtgatatatgtctgtagtcccagctactcaaaaggctgaggtgggaggatctcttgagcctgagaagtcgaggctgccgtgagctgtgattacatcactgtactccagcctgggtgacagagtgagaccctgtctcaaaacaaaagtgaTCAGAGGAGCTGCACCAAAAAGGTGGCATTTGAGTCAAGACCTGAAGAAAGTGACCTTGTGGGTATTTTGGGGAAGAGTGtgccagagagagagaatggcaagtggaaaggccctgaggtgggtgTGTACCTGCACATTGGAAGACTGGCAGGGAGGCTGGTGTGGCTGGGTAGAGTGCATGTGGGTGAGGGTGGTGGGTTACAAGATCTGAGAGCAAAGTGGGGTGTCAGACAGTTTGGGTGTCATGATGACTGGCTTTTACTTTGACAGAACAGAGAAACCACTGGAGGATTTTGAGCAAAGGAGTGATGTGATCTGATTAATGTTTCATAGGGTCATGCTGGCTGCTATATTGAGACTAGATGAAAGAGAATGGGGGCAacagcaaaagcagaaactgggagGCTAGTTAGGAAGCTATTGCGGTTACCCAGGTGAGAGATCATGGCATCCTGTCTGAGGTGGTAGCAGCCGAAGTGGTGAGAAGCAGTCAGATTCTGGGTGTAGTTTGAAGGTGGAGATGAGAAGATTTGCTGACagattgaaaatgaaagaaaggaatctGATACGACTCAGGTTCATTAAAAGGATAACCAGTTTAGAGCCTACCATGTGCTCAGGTCTATGGGGGATTTAGAAGGAGCATTCACATTGCTCTTCCCTTCAAGGAGGCTAAAGTCTAGCTGCTGGAAGAAGACTTAACATGTGGCAATATGCTAGGGAAAGATATGTTGCTTAGTACTccaagcaggccaggcatggtggcacatgcctgtaatcccagtactttgggaggccgaggtgggaggattgcctgagcccaggagttcaagattagcctgggcaatgtagagagaccccatctctacaaaaatttaaaaagttagccagatgtggtggtgcacaattATGGTGCACCTcgacccaggaggtcaaggctgcagggagctgtgatcatactactgtatttcagcctggatgacagagcaagaacaaaaccctgtctccaaaacaaaaaaaaaagtatatatatttatttattccaagCACATTAAGAATCAAGAGAGGAAGGAGTTTCTGGAATAGAGTTGGTTAGGAAGGCTTTAAGGAAGAAGTGCGATTAAAACTGCCTTCAAAGCATCAGTGGGATGTGGCTAGGCAGAGAGGAGACATTATCaagcagaagagaaaaaccaAGGAGATGGGAAGGATGTGAGCACGACTTCCCACCTGAAGCAGAAGGTTTGACTTAGGGAGTCATGGGAGATAACACTGGTCGGTTAGGGTAGAGACAAGGAGTGCAGATGTTCAGGGCCATGTGGTAGCATTTAGATTTCATATGAGAGATGGTAGGGGCCCAGTTGAGAGAATAAACATGCCTCAAATACAGGAGTTCTTGGGAAGAGAATTATCACAAGAGACAACTTCTGCTGGGTCTTGGCCAGTGTCCCTGGTTCCCCCACCCTGGGTCCCCACTGCCTTACCTGCTGCTTTGCAGCCTCCTTTCCTCACAGCCGTCCTGTGGCTTTTGACCCTGATAGCCCCATGGCACAACTGCACTTTGCCTCATCCAGGCCTGTGGCTTCTTGCCCGGCAGGTGCCACTTCTCCACTTTCAAGCAGTGCCAAGAGTGGCTCTCACGGCTAAGCCGAGCCACAGCAAGACCTGCCAAGCCTGAGGACCTCTTTGCCTTTGCCTACCATGCCTGGTGCCTGGGGCTGACCGAGGAGGACCAGCACACTCACTTGTGTCAGCCAGGTGAGGCCAATCTGTTTGCTTTGGGAGCCTGCTTCTTACCCCTTGGTTCTCATCCCTCCTTCACCCCTGCACATTGGTGCTCTGGGAAGCTAACTGCTGTGGGGGCTCTGTTGCAGGTGAGCACATACGATGTCGGCAGGAGGCGGAGCTCGTGAGGATGGGCTTTGACCTGCAGAATGTCTGGAGAGTCTCACACATCAACAGCAATTACAAGTGAGAGGGTTGGGGGACCAAAACACCTTCCGCACCACACCACTTCACTGTTTGGATGAAGCATGGTGGGCACAGCTCCTGAGTCTGTGAGGGAGGAAGGCTCCCGTTTTTCTTCCCACAAAGCCATCCTCAGGAATCTTGTCATCACATGTCTTAGACCCAGTTTGGTGACTCCCATCTGGTCTCTTCTCAGATTGTGCCCCAGTTACCCCCAGAAGCTGCTGGTTCCTGTGTGGATCACTGACAAAGAGCTGGAGAACGTGGCTTCCTTCCGCTCCTGGAAGCGGATCCCCGTGGTTGTGTATAGGTGAGGCAATGGGGCTGGGAAGTAGGGAGGCCGTTTCTTATGCAACAAGGAAAGAGTCAAAATTGGAGGTTTTGGGTAACCTGGTTGACTGGAAATTGATACTCTATGGGgaagtgaaataattttaaaacaaaaactgtctTAGTTTTTTCTCCTAAGAATAAGGCTATTAGGAAGTTTATTCATTCCCCCCACTTTTTTtagagtggtgtgtgtgtataaaacactGCATTAGTACGGGGGTTGGCAAACTGGCCTGCAGACCAAATCTGGCTTATAACCTATTATATAAAACGGCTTGTAAGCTGTgagtggtttttacatttttaaagagctattttttaaaaaaagcaaacataagGATATATGACAGAAACTGGTTGTGACCCACAAAGCCAAAAAtttgttgtctgtttttttaCTGAAAATGTTTGCTGATGCCTGCACTAGACTATTGTAGCTAAAATAGAGTGAGACAGGGAGTAACCATGAAGTTTGGAACTGTTCCTGTTCTTGGCTCAGCCAGGCCTTGTTCTCCTGCTGGGTGTCTGTACCTGGAGCAGCTGCTGTGCAATTTGATGAATCAAGGTCACCTTGAGCATACAGAGCCCATTTGAGGAAATATGTGTGATGGTGCTTTGTAAACTGTGAAGCCCACTAGTGATGTTGGGGCTTTTGGTTGCTTTTTTGACCTGGATGAGTTGGTAGCCCCTGCTGACTCTAGAGACTTTGGTCTAACCCCCTGAGGTAGACTGCTGGAGGCTGCGAATGCCAAGGGCATTacggtttttttctgttttgtcagACACTTGCGCAATGGGGCTGCTATCGCCCGCTGCAGCCAGCCGGAGATCAGCTGGTGGGGCTGGCGCAATGCTGATGATGAGTACCTGGTCACATCCATTGCTAAAGCCTGTGCCCTGGACCCAGGGACAAGGGCCAATGGGGGCTCCCTCAGCATCGGGAATAATGATACCAGCGAGGCGTGTGATGCTGACTTTGGTAAGGTGTGGTTGATGCTAACCTCCCAGGGAGCAGGCTCCCTCCTGCTTCATTGGCTTCCAGGGAGTCCCCAGTGAGAGTCTGGGAAGATGACAGCATACATGGTGCTGGGGTCCCTGCCTTGTCAGAAGCTGTGGGGTGTGAGGGGTCTCTAGTTTCATGTTCTGCCTTCTGAGAGGGAGTAGGAGAGGGCCAGGGGGAGGATGGATGGCTGGCTGACTCAGGGGCTCCTCCCGGCTGTGTGTTTAGATTCCTCTCTGACCGCATGCTCTGGAGTGGAGAGCACAGCAGCCCCCCAGAAGCTGCTGATCCTGGATGCACGATCCTACACGGCAGCAGTGGCTAACCGGGCCAAGGGTGGAGGCTGTGAATGTGAAGGTATTGCTGTTATCCCAGTGTTTGCAGCCAGCCTGTGCTCTGGATGGCTTTGGTGAGGAGGGGGTTGTGGGCCCATTGTATAGTGGAAAGAACCCAAACAAACTGGCTTGGAATCACTACTTCGCTACCTACTAGCTATGGCAGTGActatgctgaagttgcttaatCTGTCCaagctttattttctcttgtataAGAAGGGGATGTTACAAACTTGCAAAATTGTTGGGACGATTAGAAGTTGCatatgtaggccaggcacagtggcttgtgcctgtaatcccaacactttgggaggcaggtggatcgcttgagcttaggagttcaagactagcctgggcaatatgacgaaaccctctctctatcaaaaacacaaaaattagctgggcatggtggtgcacacctgtggtcccatcccagccactcaggagactgaggcatgagaatcgcttgaccctgggaggcagaggttgcactgagctgatattgtgccactgtactccaacctgggtgaccatgagaccctgtctcaaaaaagaaaaagaagttatataaaattattggCACAGAGCTGCTACTGCTTATTGTGACTTTATTATATATTGTCTTTCTAACTACTACTATCATCAGTCATTACTGTTACTATTATTACTAGGATATGGCACCTGAGTCTCTAGAAATATAAGTGTGATTCTGATTTCAAGATTGTATTTAGTTTCCATCCTGGAGTTCTCTGTCCTCCAGGGAAGCTTTGTCCATCAGGGCCACTCTTGTCCTCTTCCCAGGACTTGCTTTTATCTCTCACTCTCCTGTCATGTCTACAGAGTACTATCCCAACTGTGAGGTCGTGTTCATGGGAATGGCCAATATCCACGCCATCCGGAACAGCTTTCAGTATCTCCGGGCTGTGTGTAGCCAGATGCCGGATCCTAGCAAGTAGGTGATCCTTGCTCACATTCCTTCCAGTCTCATTCCTTACCCAGTACCTCTACTTCTTGGGAGATTAGATGGGGAGATGAGATGTTTGGAGAGCAGGAGATCTGAAGGCCTGGGTGGAGCTGGGTGCCATGAGCTAGTTCCAAGAGCCCTTCCACTTCTCAGCCAACACTTTGGCATGGTAATAGGACATTGGATTCCTTTTGTTTGGATCAGTTGTTCTACTCAAGGAACACAGAGAACTGGGGAGAGAAAATGGCTGAGTGTGCACGTGATGCTTCACAGTTCCTCATCTGATCCTCAGAAGCACTTATCTGCTGCAGGTCCTTTCTTCCCTACCTTCCTGCTAGATACCTCTTGGCCAAAAGGCCATGGGATGGACCTCTTGGTTTCAGTTCTCACTGGGGACTTTTTTGGGTGTGGCTGGCTGTGGGTGGTGGAGAGACTGTTGTGGCCTCAGCACCCTTGGTGACCGACTTGATTTCTGCTCTTGTGTAGCTGGTTGTCGGCACTAGAGAGTACCAAATGGCTGCAGCACTTGTCGGTGATGCTAAAAGCAGCTGTGCTGGTGGCTAATACAGTAGACCGGGAAGGCCGGCCTGTGCTGGTACACTGCTCAGACGGCTGGGACCGCACACCGCAGATCGTAGCCCTGGCCAAAATATTACTGGACCCGTATTACAGGACGTTGGAGGTATTGAGACGAATTGGGTGGGAAGATCAGAGGGAATATGGGAGGAGGGAAGGTGTTGAGCCCTTTGGATCTGTCCTGGGGATCTTTCAGTAGAGGACATtggtgactttttcttttttttgaattcCCAAATGCTTGGAAAATTGGTGGCTTTGAGTCTTCTTCTAGGTCCAGTCCTATTTTTCTTTGAAGCTGCCAGCTATCAGCATTTCCTGAGAAGCCCTATGTTtgaacagtttctttttttgcaggGCTTCCAAGTGTTAGTGGAATCGGACTGGCTGGATTTTGGCCACAAGTTTGGAGATCGCTGTGGCCACCAAGAGAATGTGGAGGATCAAAACGAACAATGCCCTGTGTTCCTCCAGTGGCTTGATTCTGTTCATCAGTTGCttaagcagttcccctgcctgtTTGAATTTAATGAAGCATTCCTGGTAAGTCCTAAACAAGGAGGATGTGGGGAATGTCAGCCTGAGGACTCCAGGTGCAAgctctctctgccttccaggtaaAACTGGTGCAACACACATACTCCTGCCTCTACGGCACATTCCTGGCCAACAACCCCTGTGAGCGAGAGAAGCGCAACATCTACAAGCGGACCTGCTCTGTGTGGGCACTCCTTCGAGCTGGCAATAAAAACTTCCATAACTTCCTTTACACGCCCAGCTCAGACATGGTGAGTCTGAGCCCTTTTCTCGTAGGTGCTATTTAGAAACCTATAGGGAGAAGGGGCTGAATCAGTAGGGAAAATATAGAGTCAAaggtttagagaaaaaagggatCAGGAACTCTTCACAAAGCACTAGTATTGAGCTGCTTCCCTAGGTCCTGCATCCTGTTTGTCATGTCCGGGCCCTGCACCTCTGGACAGCTGTTTATCTGCCAGCATCATCTCCATGCACACTTGGGGAGGAAAGTATGGATCTTTACCTTTCCCCAGTGGCCCAGAGCCAGGAGTTCTCTGGCCGCTCTCTGGACAGGTAAGAAAagtccttcttcctttcttctctctccactAGGAAGGCAGTAACTACTTCCCATCTCATCTAaatattgttctctttttttttttctttttttgagatggaatctcgctctgtcgcccaggctggagtgcagtggctcactgcaacctccacttcctgggttcaagctattctcctgcctcagcttcccgagtagctgggattacaggagcccaccaccatgcccagccaattttttgtatttttagtggagatggggtttcaccatgtcggccaggctgatc
Encoded here:
- the MTMR4 gene encoding phosphatidylinositol-3,5-bisphosphate 3-phosphatase MTMR4 isoform X2, which codes for MGEEGPPSLEYIQAKDLFPPKELVKEEENLQVPFTVLQGEGVEFLGRAADALIAISNYRLHIKFKDSVINVPLRMIDSVESRDMFQLHISCKDSKVVRCHFSTFKQCQEWLSRLSRATARPAKPEDLFAFAYHAWCLGLTEEDQHTHLCQPGEHIRCRQEAELVRMGFDLQNVWRVSHINSNYKLCPSYPQKLLVPVWITDKELENVASFRSWKRIPVVVYRHLRNGAAIARCSQPEISWWGWRNADDEYLVTSIAKACALDPGTRANGGSLSIGNNDTSEACDADFDSSLTACSGVESTAAPQKLLILDARSYTAAVANRAKGGGCECEEYYPNCEVVFMGMANIHAIRNSFQYLRAVCSQMPDPSNWLSALESTKWLQHLSVMLKAAVLVANTVDREGRPVLVHCSDGWDRTPQIVALAKILLDPYYRTLEGFQVLVESDWLDFGHKFGDRCGHQENVEDQNEQCPVFLQWLDSVHQLLKQFPCLFEFNEAFLVKLVQHTYSCLYGTFLANNPCEREKRNIYKRTCSVWALLRAGNKNFHNFLYTPSSDMVLHPVCHVRALHLWTAVYLPASSPCTLGEESMDLYLSPVAQSQEFSGRSLDRLPKTRSMDDLLSACDTSSPLTRTSSDPNLNNHCQEVRVGLEPWHSNPEGSETAFVDSGVEGPQQTIEVGLSPPLSGSQKDYSSNKSFKSHKSCSLSYKLLNTTVPREMKSNTSDPEIKVLKETKGPASDPPAQDELGRTLDGTGEPPEHCPETEAVSVLSKVISNKCDGVCNFPESSQDSPTGAPQQAQPDCKLGVPSRCALNHSLSTLCNPLSATCQIPLDPSTDFLSQDPSGSLASISHQEQLNSVPDLIHGEEDTGKRGNNRNGQLLENPRFGKMPLELVRKPISQSQISEFSFLGSNWDSFQGMVTSFPSGEATPRRLLSYGCCSKRPYSKQMWATGPCFGGQWAQREGVKSPVCSSHSNGHCTGPGGKNRMWLSSHPKQVSSTKPIPLSCPSPVPPLYLDDDGLPFPTDVIQHRLRQIEAGYKQEVEQLRRQVRELQMRLDIRHCCAPPAEPPMDYEDDFTCLKESDGSDTEDFGSDHSEDCLSEASWEPVDKKETEVTRWVPDHMASHCYNCDCEFWLAKRRHHCRNCGNVFCAACCHQKLPIPDQQLYDPVLVCNSCFEHIQVSRARELMSQHLKKPIATASS